The DNA region AATTCTGAATTTCAATATTTTTATTTACCTGAAAAAGGAGATTATAGACCCTATAAAATTAATGGAGCAAAAAGAAATATAAATATTGAAATTCAGAATTTACTTCCTAGAATTCTGAAAATTGAATCTAGTATTGCACTTCCTCCCAGTGTGCCTATTAAAAAAATAGTTAAAATAGGTGAGAAAAATTATCTAGAAAGTAAAAAATTTGAACTTTTAGATCAAAAACAACGAAATAGAATAGTAGATGCGCTTGACCACTTCAGCGACAATCCAGAAGTGATTAGTAAAGTTCGCAACCTTTTAGGTGAGAAACGAGAACAGATTGATGATAAGGCAGTTGAATCAGTCAAGGCAATCGTTTCCGCATTGGGTGAAGTAAATTTTAGCGATGACGATAAAGCACTAAGAGAGAAGAAGTTTGAACTTGCTTATAAATTAATTTGTGAAATTGCTGAAGTTGATACTAAAGCTTTATTAGATTTAACTGAAGCCATTAAAAATGGTATGCAAGGATATGCAAATGGAATTATTGAGAAAATAAATCGGCAGCTTGCTATCCATTTGAACTTTCCAAATTATTGGGTTCAAGATCGTAATTTTTGCTTAAAAGTAATGGCAAGAGACTATGATTTAGTTTTCACTATAACCGATCGAACTGGAACCGAATACTCTTTTGATGAAAGAAGTCAAGGTTTACGATACTTCCTCAGCTACTTTGTTCAGTATCGTTCCCATAAATCTCACTCGACCAAATCTGAAATTTTATTAATGGATGAACCAGATGCATATCTATCTAGTCAAGCGCAGCAGGATTTACTCAAGGTATTTGATCTATTTGCAGATCCTGGAACTAATTCTCACTTAACCGATCCAATTCAAGTGATCTATGTAACTCATTCTCCTTTTCTAATTGATAAGAATCATGCTGAACGTATTCGAGTTTTACAAAAAGGAAATGAAGACGAAGGAACGAGGGTTGTTAAAGATGCAGCAAGAAATCATTATGAACCTTTGAGGTCTTCAATAGGTGCCTATGTTGGAGAAACCACTTTCATTGGCAACTGCAATTTGATGGTTGAGGGTCTTTCCGATCAAATTCTTATTGCAGGAGTAACGACATACTTACGTGCAAGAGAAAGCCCTAACTTAGAAACTTTAGACTTGAATCAAATTACTATTGTTCCATCAGGTTCAGCATCACATATTCCGTATTTAGTGTATCTAGCTCGTGGAAGAGATGTAGAGCAACCAGCAGTAATTGTCTTGTTAGACAGTGATAAGAGCGGAACTGAAGCTAAGAAACAGTTGTTGGGTAAAGGTGGACACCACAGAAGACCTCTTCTTAGAGAGCAATTTATTCTTCAGCTTGGAGATATTCAGCAAGAGTTCAGTTTAGCAGAGGGCAATGTAAACCCTAATATTGAAATAGAAGATATCATTCCATTGACAATTTGTATACAAGCAACCAAGTTTTATTTGCAAGAATTTTTAAAAGTAGACGAGTCAGAGCTTTCTCCGTTAACCGAAGATTTAGTTCTCAAAAAACTTTCTAGTCAAACGATACTTGATGCTCTACAGGAAAGTTTAGGAGATCTTCCTACTCAAGATTTACAGATTAATAAAATCGGATTTGCTCGTAATGTTATTAGAGTGGTGAATGAGTGGTCACGAAAACAAGATTTGTCCGAATCTCAAAAGGATGCTCTTCAAGCTTTTGAAAAAAATTTCAGGGCTTTGTTCAAAAAATTAAATACTATGCAGCGTCGTGCCCAGCAAAAATTGACGGATGAAAGATTATCTCAAAAAATACAACGTCGTAAGAAAGACTTTAATGCACGTCATCCTATCTCAGCTAGGCGTGAAGATGGATTTATTTTGTTAGATGAAATTGAAGGTATTTTAGAGACAAATACGGAAAATGAATCAATCAAAGAGATTGAGGCAATCAAAGCTGCAATCCAAAATTTGCGCCGTGACTATAAACTTGATGTTGATACGAATAAAGCAATCGATGAGTATAGCGGATTTCAAAAAGGTCTAGAGAGGATTAAGTATGCAGGATTATTGGCAAGTCAGGAAGAAAGTAATGAGCAAGCGATGCTAGAGGAAGCGCTAAAAACATCTGAAGATACTCGCTCTGATGAATCTGAGATTGATGGACTAGTTGAAGTAGATAACGGACAAAATCTTGATGAATCTACTAAAAATACTGGCAACTCTGCAAAGAATGACACAAGCAAGAAACCTAATTTACACAAATAGCATTGAGGTATAATGCTCACCGATTGCTTACAGAATCTTAGCTTTTAAGTCGTAACTCTAGCGAGTTGGTGTAGGCTTTGATTAATTTGTTTTCTCTTTATTATTTCCTGCTCTATGCTTCAGGTGCTAGAGGCGGAAGGTGGTAATCACTCCCAGGTCAATCTAGAGTCAAGGGGATAGAAGACTTCTTTGTTGCCAGCAATAGCGATAGCTTGATCGCGGCCGGAACCGCCCTGACCACCATCTCCATTATTCTACTCGCCTTTTTCTCCCTATTTAGCCCCAATCACCAACTCCGCCTCGACCGCTTGCGCCCCGTAAAGAGTCTCAATTAACAGACGCGATCGCAACTAGACAACTTGAGCGTACAGACCTTTCCAACGCCCAAATCAAGAGTTTACCGACTCAGTTCCCTACAACCGATCCGTTGCGTCTTAATCCTTGTAGTTCTTTGATGTCAATATCGATTCCTTGACGCTTCAGATATTGACTCATATAAGGCTCCTTCGGGGTTCTGTTTTGCGCTAACAAAGGATTACTCCTGGTGCATGGGCTTCAAACCAAACTAGGATCTCAAAAGTCCGCTCCAACAGGATTGTTAGCCTGTTTGCTCTACACCGTCCAGTCCTCCGTCACTAAACCTGGAACTTTGCTGAAATCACTAATATTTCGAGTCAACAGTATCAAGCTGCGTGACATAGCAATCGCTGCAATTCTCAAGTCCATCGTAGAGACACGAACCCGTTGTCCTCGCATCTGGTCAAATACTGCAATCGCTGCACTATCAAACGGTAAAACCGGAGCCAGTGAAAAACCTTCAAGGATTTCCAATAACAGAGCATATCCACGCATCATGTCCCTATTTGTAGAAGCACGATTGATGAAATTGTGAGCACCAAGCACCTGCTCATGCAAACTAACAACAGATAAAGCAAAATCTGTTGGGGAGTATTGACCCATCCGAATCGTTAAACAAGCAAATTCTGTGCCTGAGCGTCGCTGTAAAAAACTGATGTGGTCAGTGTCGAGCAGATACTTCATGATTGCTCATCATTCTCATCAATAGGCTTATCAGTTTGACGGAAAGTACGCCCATACTCTAAGACTTCAAGGAAAGCTGCTTCATCAGAGATTGAGCCAATAAGCTTCTGCAACCAGTTTTCAGGTGCAGGCTTACTGTCAACCTTGCGTTGTAGGTCAGAGACTGCCTGCTCAAGAATGACCAAACGTCGTTCGAGGGTTGTTTCGTCTAACATAGTCTATCCTTATGGTTTTGGCTATTTCACAGTTTATATCGTCTAATGGGGTGAGGCTTCTGCATTAAGGACTTCTCCACTTTCTGCATCTGATTAACAAAATCCCGAAAAAGAAACCAGTATGGGGAATCTCGATTTAGATTGTCCCAAAAATTATTGCTTTCCCAGCACCTTATCGCATAATAAGCAAACATGTAGTGAGCAACTGGCTTTTTCAAAAGACCAGAGTTTACCATCAATGCAATATCTTCATAAAAACCCAGGAAATCTAGCTTTTTATGATAGGGAAGTTCAGCTAATTCTGGATCGTCATTATCCAGCATTTCAAATAGCTCTTGAAAACGGTCATTTTCCTTAAACCTCTCTCGCATTGAAGTGTAATATTCAGCTCGTTTTTGAGCATTTTGACGCATATACTCAATAAGCCCTTTTACTTGGAACTGGTCTGCGATCGCTAACATATCCAACATCATCGCCCGTCCGCCAATGGGAGAAGCCAAAATTCGCCGACGCTTACCTATACCCCCACCTCTTCAACCCTCTACCACTGCAACTTGATTTCTGCCAAACTGAGTTCTGTGCTTGTACATGGCTTCGTCTACGGCTTGCATTAAACTCATCCAATCTTGACCGTGTTCTGGGTAGAGGCCAACACTACAGGATACTGTGGGTAAAAATTCTATCTCTTTGGAGCGGCCATCGGGTGCAAATTCTAAGCGTTGCATGGGAAAATGACAGCAATGCTGCGCGATCGCCATCCGGATGCGATCGCCAAAAGTTATCGCATCCGCTAGCGGTGTATTCGGGAGTAATACGAGAAATTCATCGCCTCCAGTGCGAAAGAGTTGCGCTTCAGCCGGAAGCTGTTGGAGAATTAAAACGGCAAGTTGCCCAAGCAGAGCATCCCCTTGGTCATGTCCGTAGCGATCGTTGAAGTAAGCGAAACTATCGATATCGATGAAAACGATCGCAAAAGCTTTCGCCTCCTCGATCAAATCTGTCATGCATTGCTGTAGGGCGATCCGGTTGCCAATTCCGGTGAGTCGATCGAAGCAATTGCTCATCGGTTTTTGAATAGCTTGTTGCTAGCTTAAGTGACTCTCAAGACTGACGCAACTTTACCCTAAAAATCGGTTTGTTGGCGTCATCTTAAGAATTGCCTCAAATTCTTTCTCAAGAGTGAGGTAATTTCAGTCTTGGGGGAGGCTTTTGGGAGAACTTACGGATTTTAATTCAATTTTAACCCTAACTTATCCTTTCTCTTCAACCTCATCAATAAAGTGAAAGCATAAAGCTTACCAAAGTCAACATCCAGCAAGCCCTTAAGGTAAAAATTCTTTTTGCAGAAGAGATTTCTGCAAGCGCAGTTTTTTGGAATTTTAAGAGGAAAATTGATGAAACGAATCAGTCAAGTCCTTCCTCAAGGGCAAATTTGGAAATTCATAGGTTTGCTGCTGGCTTTACTTATTTTCTTTACGAGTCTCGAATTATTAGGAGATGCCTTTGAGTTAATGGGAGAAAATGCAGCAGAATTTTTATTGGCAACAACGGCTAATCCGATTGCTGGCGTATTTGTCGGTATTTTAGCTACAACTCTGGTACAAAGTTCTTCTACTTCAACTTCTTTAACTGTCGCCTTGGTTGCATCGGGTACGCTTGGGGTGGCGGGCGCAATTCCAATTATGTTGGGGGCTAATATTGGGACTAGCGTTACCAATACGATTGTTGCGTTAGGTCACTTCCACAACCGAGATGAGTTTAGGAAAGCCTTTACGGGGGCATTGGTTCTAGACTTTTTCAATATTATCGCCGTCGCGATTTTCTTGCCTCTAGAGTTGTTTTTCAATGTTCTTTCTTGGCCCGCTACTCAGGTTACAAATTTAATTGTTGGCATTGGTGCGATTGAACTTTTTAGTCCGATTGATGTTGTGGTTGAACCGCTAGCCGGGTTAATTGTGGGTTTAACTCAGGAGACAGGTTGGTTAGTATTAATCATTGCCTTTGCTTTATTGTATTTTGCCCTCAGAAGTTTAGTTAAAGTGTTGAAAGCCTTGCTCAACGAAGACTTAGAAGGAAAAATTAAAAAATACCTGTTTGGTTCTTGGTGGCAAGCGATGTTATTTGGACTTTTGATTACCATTGCTGTCCAAAGTTCTAGCATTACCACTTCTGTCATTATCCCGTTAATTGCCTTAGCGGTGGTTGCCGCATTACAGGCACTTCCTTACTTTTTAGGGGCAAATATTGGCACCTCCACCACAGCTTTAATTGCAGCGCTTTCGCTGGCGGGAAATGGCGATGCAGAAGGAATTGCATCGTTGCTGGTGGCGCTAGTTCACATGGTTTTTGATATTCTAGCGATCGCACTTCTGTTTCCCCTCAAGAAAGTGCGGGAAATTCCGGTATGGTTAGCCCAAAAATCGGTAAGCTGGATAACGGCTAATCGCATTACCGCGATCGCCTACATTGCAGCCTTATTCTATCTTCTCCCCTTCGGTGCCGCTTGGCTGACCAATGACTGGGATATTGCCACGTTTTACGAACCGACGGTTCCCGAACAAATACAAGGGGAGGTTGTTACCGATCTCGAAGACGCGCAAGATCGCGATCTTACCGATATTACCGATCCGGATAGCACCCCGCAAGAGTAAGCGCGTGGATAGTCGCGTAGCGTAGGTTGGGTTGAGGTACGAAACCCAACACAACCCTAACCTACGCAACTCATAGGACTTTCAGCAGTGAGTATCAGTCAATCAGGTGTTGTATCTCACCCATGCAGGTTCCCAGCCTTCTGTCTAAATGTTACGACTAAAGTCCATAATTGAACCGGATTTTTAACGGTTAACGTTGCAACAGACAGAAACTGCGATCGCTC from Desertifilum tharense IPPAS B-1220 includes:
- a CDS encoding transferase hexapeptide repeat containing protein translates to MLDETTLERRLVILEQAVSDLQRKVDSKPAPENWLQKLIGSISDEAAFLEVLEYGRTFRQTDKPIDENDEQS
- a CDS encoding GGDEF domain-containing protein; translation: MSNCFDRLTGIGNRIALQQCMTDLIEEAKAFAIVFIDIDSFAYFNDRYGHDQGDALLGQLAVLILQQLPAEAQLFRTGGDEFLVLLPNTPLADAITFGDRIRMAIAQHCCHFPMQRLEFAPDGRSKEIEFLPTVSCSVGLYPEHGQDWMSLMQAVDEAMYKHRTQFGRNQVAVVEG
- a CDS encoding Na/Pi symporter, which translates into the protein MKRISQVLPQGQIWKFIGLLLALLIFFTSLELLGDAFELMGENAAEFLLATTANPIAGVFVGILATTLVQSSSTSTSLTVALVASGTLGVAGAIPIMLGANIGTSVTNTIVALGHFHNRDEFRKAFTGALVLDFFNIIAVAIFLPLELFFNVLSWPATQVTNLIVGIGAIELFSPIDVVVEPLAGLIVGLTQETGWLVLIIAFALLYFALRSLVKVLKALLNEDLEGKIKKYLFGSWWQAMLFGLLITIAVQSSSITTSVIIPLIALAVVAALQALPYFLGANIGTSTTALIAALSLAGNGDAEGIASLLVALVHMVFDILAIALLFPLKKVREIPVWLAQKSVSWITANRITAIAYIAALFYLLPFGAAWLTNDWDIATFYEPTVPEQIQGEVVTDLEDAQDRDLTDITDPDSTPQE
- a CDS encoding type II toxin-antitoxin system VapC family toxin, giving the protein MKYLLDTDHISFLQRRSGTEFACLTIRMGQYSPTDFALSVVSLHEQVLGAHNFINRASTNRDMMRGYALLLEILEGFSLAPVLPFDSAAIAVFDQMRGQRVRVSTMDLRIAAIAMSRSLILLTRNISDFSKVPGLVTEDWTV
- a CDS encoding AAA family ATPase — encoded protein: NSEFQYFYLPEKGDYRPYKINGAKRNINIEIQNLLPRILKIESSIALPPSVPIKKIVKIGEKNYLESKKFELLDQKQRNRIVDALDHFSDNPEVISKVRNLLGEKREQIDDKAVESVKAIVSALGEVNFSDDDKALREKKFELAYKLICEIAEVDTKALLDLTEAIKNGMQGYANGIIEKINRQLAIHLNFPNYWVQDRNFCLKVMARDYDLVFTITDRTGTEYSFDERSQGLRYFLSYFVQYRSHKSHSTKSEILLMDEPDAYLSSQAQQDLLKVFDLFADPGTNSHLTDPIQVIYVTHSPFLIDKNHAERIRVLQKGNEDEGTRVVKDAARNHYEPLRSSIGAYVGETTFIGNCNLMVEGLSDQILIAGVTTYLRARESPNLETLDLNQITIVPSGSASHIPYLVYLARGRDVEQPAVIVLLDSDKSGTEAKKQLLGKGGHHRRPLLREQFILQLGDIQQEFSLAEGNVNPNIEIEDIIPLTICIQATKFYLQEFLKVDESELSPLTEDLVLKKLSSQTILDALQESLGDLPTQDLQINKIGFARNVIRVVNEWSRKQDLSESQKDALQAFEKNFRALFKKLNTMQRRAQQKLTDERLSQKIQRRKKDFNARHPISARREDGFILLDEIEGILETNTENESIKEIEAIKAAIQNLRRDYKLDVDTNKAIDEYSGFQKGLERIKYAGLLASQEESNEQAMLEEALKTSEDTRSDESEIDGLVEVDNGQNLDESTKNTGNSAKNDTSKKPNLHK